CGCGGCCCGTCGCGACACCGACCTCTGCAACGGCCCCGCCAAGCTGTGCGCAGCCTTCGGCCTCGGCCGGGCCTTCGACGGGGCCGACCTGGTCACGGGCGACCGTGGAGTCGTGATCATCGACGACGGCACCCCGCCGCCGGCGCGACCGGTCGTCACCACCCGGATCGGTCTCGCGCCCGGACGCGGCGACGAGCACCCGTGGCGGTGGCACGTCGCCGGCGCGGTCGGCCTGTCGCGCCCGGTCAGCTCGGGTTGACGTAGACCGTCACCGCCGCGCCTCGGTCGGCGGCCGCGTCGGCGGGCGGGTTCTGCTTCCAGACCAGGCCCCGGCGGCCGCCGGCGCCTGCGGCCGGTGGTTCGGCGCGGACGAGCAATACGGCTCGGAGGTCGTCTCCGACCAACGTCGTTCGCGCCTCGTCCGCGGTCAGCCCCAGCAGGTTGGGCACCACGACGAGGTCGGCGGCGCCCTTGCTCACCGAGATCGTCACGGTCGAGGCCGCGATCGCCTGGCAGCCCGCGCACGGCGACTGGGCGACGACATAGCCCGGCGGGTAGTCGCCGTTGGGCACGTCCGTGCGCACCACCCGCCAGCCGTCGCGCGACAGCGTGTCCTCGGCGCGCGGCGCGATCATCCCGATCACGCGCGCCACCTCCTTCACCACCGCGCCCGGCGGGAAGGCCGAGCCGTTCGCCGCGGGCTGCGCGGGAGCCGTCCGGCCGACCGGGAACGGTGTCACGGGCAGGTCGGCCATCGCGGTGGTGCTGTAGAGCTGCCAGATCTCGGCGGGCCAGGTGCCGCCCGTGACGCGCACGCGGGTGCGCGGCGGAACCATCGAGACCTGTCCTTCGGGGAAGCCCACCCAGACCGCCGTCACCAGCTCGGGCGTGAAGCCGACGAACCATCCGTCGTTCCACTTCTCGCTCGTGCCGGTCTTGCCCGCGACCGGCCGCCCGATGCGGGCGTTGACGCCGGTGCCTCGCCGCACCACCTGCTCGAGCACGGGGACCTCGGCGTCGACGACCGACTCGGGCAGCACCCGATCCTCGTGGTGCTGGTGCTGGTACAGCACCGTGCCATCTGCCTTGGTCACCTTGGTGATGAGCACGGGGGGCACGTGCACGCCTCGCGCCGCGAGCGTCGAGTACGCGGACGCCATGTCGAGCGGCGTGACGTCGTTGGTGCCGAGGACGGCCGCGGGATACGGCTGGAGCGGGGACGCGATGCCCATGCGCCGGGCCAACCCCATGGCGTTCGCGGGCCCGACCTCCATGATCAGCTGGGCGTAGACGGTGTTGCTGGAGTGGACGGTGGCCTCGACCAGGTTCATGCGGCCGCCGCCACCGCCCTCGTAGTTGCGCACCTTCCACGGCTTCTGACGGGTGACGGGGATCTCGATCTCGGGGGGCGCCCGGTAGGAGCGGCTCAGCGAGATGCCGTCGAGGAGCGCGGCCGCCAGGACGATCGGTTTGAACGCAGAGCCGGCCTGCCGCTGGGCCTGGGTGGCCAGGTTGACCTTGTCGTGCGGGCCCGCGCCGAAGAAGTCGCGCCCCCCGACCATCGCCTGCACGTAGCCGCTACGCGGGTCGATGGACACGACTGCGGCGGACGGGTCGCTCTCCGGCCGGACGAGCACCTTGGAGACCGCGTCCTCCGCAGCGAGTTGGCGGCGGGGGTCGAGCGTGGTGTGGACGCGCAGGCCTCCGCCGAACACGCTGGCGACCCGGGCCGCGGGCGTCGCGCCGGCGCCGAAGATCGGGTCGGTGAGGAGCTCGCGCTTCACCTCGTCCACGAAGTACGCGGCGGGGTAGCGCTCCGATGCGGTGGGCCGGTTGACGCCGAGCGCGGCGGCCTTGGCCGGGGTGGCGACATCGGGCCCCAGCCGGTGCAGCGCGACCATCTTGTCGAGCACCTCGTCGCGCCGCTTCTGGGCGGACGCTGGATGGACGAAGGGGTCGTAGGCGGAGGGGGCGCTGATCACTCCCGCGAGGAACGCCGCCTGCGCGACGTCGAGCTGGCTCACGGGGATGTTGAAGTACGTGGTGGACGCGGCCTGTACGCCGTAGGCGCTGTTCCCGAAGTAGATGGTGTTGAGGTAGCGCTCGAGGATCTTCTCCTTGGTGACGCGGTGCTCGAGGTGGTAGGCGAGCGCGGCCTCGCGGACCTTGCGGCCCACCGTGCGCTCCGAGCCGAGCATCGCGTTCTTGACGTACTGCTGGGTGATCGTCGACCCGCCCTGGAGCACCCTGCCCTTGGACGCGTCCTCGTAGGCGGCGCGCAGCGTGGCGCGCAGGTCCACGCCCTTGTGCTCCCAGAACCGCTCGTCCTCGATCGCGACGACGGCGTCGCGAAGCACCTTCGGGATCTCCGACAGCGGGACCGTCTCGCGGTTCTCCTCGCCGTGGAGGGTCGTGAGCAGGGTGCCGTCGGCGGCGAGCACCTTCGACGTCTGGCGGGTGACGGTCGGTGTCGGGTCGAGCGACGGCGTGGTGTACGAGCAGGCGCCGGTGGCCGCCACGCCGAGTGTCGTGCACCCGACGGCCGCGAGCGCGCGCAGCATCCACCTGTGCACGGCTCCATTGTCCCTCAGCTACCGTGCTCGTCCGTGGACCCCGCCGCTCCCGTCGACGTGCTCCCGGAGCTCGAATGGCGGGGCCTGCTCTACCAGGTCACCGATCGCGACGCGCTCGCCACGCTGCTGGCGGCCGAGCCCGTCACTGTCTATGCGGGCTTCGACCCGACGCAGCCGAGCCTGCAGGTGGGGAACCTGATGCAGCTGTGCACCCTGCGGCGCTTCCAGGAGGCGGGCCACCGCCCCATCGTGCTCGCCGGCGGCGGCACGGGCATGATCGGCGACCCCGGGGGCAAGACGGCGGAGCGCGCGCTCCTCACGGGCGAGCAGTTGGAGGCGAACCTCAGGGCCGTGCGCGGCCAGCTCGAGCGCTTCGTCGACCTCTCCGGCGGACGGGGCCTCCTGGTCGACAACCGTGAGTGGCTGGGGGAACTGCGGGTCCTCGACTTCCTGCGCGACGTCGGCAAGCACTTCACCGTGAACCAGATGGTGGCGAAGGAGTCGGTGAAGACCCGGTTCGAGGGGCGCGATCAGGGGATCTCCTACACGGAGTTCAGCTACATGCTGTTGCAGGCCTACGACTTCCTGCACCTGCGCGACACCTACGGCTGCCGGCTGCAGTTCGGTGGCAGCGACCAGTGGGGCAACATCACGATGGGCGTCGAGCTCATCCGCAAGCTGCGCGACGTGCAGGCGTTCGGGCTGACGTCGCCGCTCGTGCTCAGCGCCGATGGCACCAAGCTCGGCAAGACCGAGACCGGCACGGTGTGGCTCGACCCGGAGCGCACGTCGCCGTACCAGCTCTATCAGTTCTTCGTACGCACCGACGACGCCATGGTGACGAGCTATCTGCGCTACTTCACGTGGCTCGACCACGCCCGCATCCGCGAGCTCGACCAGGCGACCACCGACCATCCGGAGCGCCGGGAGGCGCAGCAGGCGCTGGCCAAGGAGGTCACCGCGCTCGTCCACGGCGACAGCGACGCCGGCGCCGCGGTACGGGCGGCACGGGTGCTGTTCGGTGACGGGGAGCTCGCCGAGCTCGACGAGCACCTGTTCCGTGAGGTGTTCGGCGACGCGCCCTCAGCGACCCGTCCCCGCGCCGATCTCGACGGCAGCGGACTGCCCGTGGTGGAGCTGGCCGCGCACGGTGGCCTCGAGCCGTCCCGCTCGGCCGCCCGTCGTGACATCAAGGCGGGGGCCCTGCACGTGAACGGCACGCCCGTGACCGACGACGACCGGCGGGTGACGCGCGCCGATCTGTTCCACGACCGCTGGGTGGTGCTCCGCAGAGGCAAGCACAACTACCTGGTGGTCGAGTTCGACTAGGCACGCTATACTCACTCGGTTGCGCTGCTCTCGGGTTTCGGACCCTGGTCTGAGAACCCCCGTTTGAGAACAGAGCGGCGGGAGGAAGTGCCGGGAAGCCCGCATCGCGGGCAGGGGCTCGGCAACCCTCGCTGACATCGTTTCACGTCACACTGATAGTCCGGGACACGGACACTCCCTCGGGAGACGTGTGTCCCTACGGGCGTTCATCGCTCCTTGAAAACGGAACAGAGGAAAGCCAAAAGCCAGTGCGGGCGATCACCTCGGTGATCGCAAGTCAATTGCACTGAAACGGACAACACATCCGTCTTGGTGCCAGTCGGCGATGGGGTCAGTCACCCCGGAGCCGGCTCTCCGATCTCACCGGCCCGCCAGGGCCCGAGATCTCGATGGAGAGTTTGATCCTGGCTCAGGACGAACGCTGGCGGCGTGCTTAACACATGCAAGTCGAGCGAGGTCCAACTGGTGGCAACACCAGGGAAGACCGAGCGGCGAACGGGTGAGTAACACGTGAGCAACCTGTCCCGAAGACCGGGATAACACCGGGAAACCGGTGCTAATACCGGATGTCCCCACCAGGCCACATGGTTCGGTGAGGAAATGGATTCCGCTTCGGGAGGGGCTCGCGGGCTATCAGCTTGTTGGTGGGGTAACGGCCTACCAAGGCAACGACGGCTAGCTGGTCTGAGAGGACGACCAGCCACACTGGGACTGAGACACGGCCCAGACTCCTACGGGAGGCAGCAGTGGGGAATCTTGCGCAATGGGCGAAAGCCTGACGCAGCAACGCCGCGTGGGGGATGAAGGCTCTCGGGTTGTAAACCCCTTTCAGCAGGGACGAAATTGACGGTACCTGCAGAAGAAGCCCCGGCCAACTACGTGCCAGCAGCCGCGGTAATACGTAGGGGGCGAGCGTTGTCCGGATTTATTGGGCGTAAAGAGCTCGTAGGCGGCTTGGCAAGTCGGGTGTGAAAACTCCAGGCTCAACCTGGAGACGCCACTCGAGACTGCTATGGCTAGAGTCCGGTAGGGGACCACGGAATTCCTGGTGTAGCGGTGAAATGCGCAGATATCAGGAGGAACACCGGTGGCGAAGGCGGTGGTCTGGGCCGGCACTGACGCTGAGGAGCGAAAGCGTGGGGAGCAAACAGGATTAGATACCCTGGTAGTCCACGCCGTAAACGTTGGGCACTAGGTGTGGGACCTTATCAACGGGTTCCGTGCCGTAGCTAACGCATTAAGTGCCCCGCCTGGGGAGTACGGCCGCAAGGCTAAAACTCAAAGGAATTGACGGGGGCCCGCACAAGCGGCGGAGCATGTGGCTTAATTCGA
The DNA window shown above is from Actinomycetota bacterium and carries:
- a CDS encoding PBP1A family penicillin-binding protein, yielding MHRWMLRALAAVGCTTLGVAATGACSYTTPSLDPTPTVTRQTSKVLAADGTLLTTLHGEENRETVPLSEIPKVLRDAVVAIEDERFWEHKGVDLRATLRAAYEDASKGRVLQGGSTITQQYVKNAMLGSERTVGRKVREAALAYHLEHRVTKEKILERYLNTIYFGNSAYGVQAASTTYFNIPVSQLDVAQAAFLAGVISAPSAYDPFVHPASAQKRRDEVLDKMVALHRLGPDVATPAKAAALGVNRPTASERYPAAYFVDEVKRELLTDPIFGAGATPAARVASVFGGGLRVHTTLDPRRQLAAEDAVSKVLVRPESDPSAAVVSIDPRSGYVQAMVGGRDFFGAGPHDKVNLATQAQRQAGSAFKPIVLAAALLDGISLSRSYRAPPEIEIPVTRQKPWKVRNYEGGGGGRMNLVEATVHSSNTVYAQLIMEVGPANAMGLARRMGIASPLQPYPAAVLGTNDVTPLDMASAYSTLAARGVHVPPVLITKVTKADGTVLYQHQHHEDRVLPESVVDAEVPVLEQVVRRGTGVNARIGRPVAGKTGTSEKWNDGWFVGFTPELVTAVWVGFPEGQVSMVPPRTRVRVTGGTWPAEIWQLYSTTAMADLPVTPFPVGRTAPAQPAANGSAFPPGAVVKEVARVIGMIAPRAEDTLSRDGWRVVRTDVPNGDYPPGYVVAQSPCAGCQAIAASTVTISVSKGAADLVVVPNLLGLTADEARTTLVGDDLRAVLLVRAEPPAAGAGGRRGLVWKQNPPADAAADRGAAVTVYVNPS
- a CDS encoding tyrosine--tRNA ligase → MDPAAPVDVLPELEWRGLLYQVTDRDALATLLAAEPVTVYAGFDPTQPSLQVGNLMQLCTLRRFQEAGHRPIVLAGGGTGMIGDPGGKTAERALLTGEQLEANLRAVRGQLERFVDLSGGRGLLVDNREWLGELRVLDFLRDVGKHFTVNQMVAKESVKTRFEGRDQGISYTEFSYMLLQAYDFLHLRDTYGCRLQFGGSDQWGNITMGVELIRKLRDVQAFGLTSPLVLSADGTKLGKTETGTVWLDPERTSPYQLYQFFVRTDDAMVTSYLRYFTWLDHARIRELDQATTDHPERREAQQALAKEVTALVHGDSDAGAAVRAARVLFGDGELAELDEHLFREVFGDAPSATRPRADLDGSGLPVVELAAHGGLEPSRSAARRDIKAGALHVNGTPVTDDDRRVTRADLFHDRWVVLRRGKHNYLVVEFD